One Cuculus canorus isolate bCucCan1 chromosome 1, bCucCan1.pri, whole genome shotgun sequence DNA segment encodes these proteins:
- the SLC35E3 gene encoding solute carrier family 35 member E3 — MGWLPAQGRLAAGLLVNLGASICIVFLNKWLYVRLGFPNLSLTLVHFAITWLGLYACQALGAFSPKSLRPSQVLPLALSFCGFVVFTNLSLQSNTIGTYQLAKAMTTPVIVVIQSVAYGKTFPLRIKLTLVPITLGVFLNSYYDVKFNLLGMVFATLGVLVTSLYQVWVGAKQHELQVNSMQLLYYQAPMSSAMLLFIIPFFEPVFGEGGIFGPWTLSAVIMVLLSGIIAFMVNLSIYWIIGNTSPVTYNMFGHFKFCITLLGGCLLFKDPLSVNQGLGILCTLLGILAYTHFKLNEQESSKSKLVQRP; from the exons ATGGGGTGGCTGCCGGCGCAGGGCCGCCTGGCGGCGGGGCTGCTGGTGAACCTGGGCGCCTCCATCTGCATTGTGTTCCTGAACAAGTGGCTGTACGTGCGGCTGGGCTTCCCCAACCTCAGCCTGACGCTGGTGCACTTCGCCATCACCTGGCTCGGGCTCTACGCCTGCCAGGCGCTCGGCGCCTTCTCCCCCAAGAGCCTGCGGCCATCCCAGGTGCTGCCCCTGGCCCTCAGCTTCTGCGGCTTCGTCGTCTTCACCaacctgtccctgcagagcaacACCATCGGCACCTACCAGCTGGCCAAGGCCATGACCACGCCGGTCATCGTGGTCATCCAGAGTGTGGCCTACGGCAAGACCTTCCCTCTCCGCATCAAGCTGACCCTG GTCCCCATCACGCTCGGCGTCTTCCTCAACTCCTACTACGATGTCAAGTTCAACCTCCTCGGAATGGTGTTCGCCACCCTGGGCGTCCTGGTGACCTCCCTCTACCAAGTG TGGGTAGGAGCTAAGCAGCACGAATTGCAGGTAAACTCTATGCAGTTGCTCTACTATCAGGCACCAATGTCCTCGGCTATGTTGTTGTTCATCATACCGTTCTTTGAGCCAGTCTTTGGAGAAGGGGGAATATTTGGGCCCTGGACGCTTTCTGCTGTG ATAATGGTACTGCTGTCTGGCATAATAGCCTTTATGGTAAACTTGTCCATTTACTGGATCATTGGAAATACATCACCTGTCAC GTATAACATGTTTGGACATTTCAAGTTCTGCATCACCCTGCTGGGAGGGTGCCTCTTATTTAAGGATCCACTCTCTGTGAACCAAGGCCTTGGGATTCTTTGCACATTGTTGGGCATTTTAGCTTACACTCACTTCAAGCTTAATGAGCAGGAAAGCAGTAAGAGTAAATTGGTTCAGCGTCCATAA